A window of Melanotaenia boesemani mitochondrion, complete genome contains these coding sequences:
- the COX2 gene encoding cytochrome c oxidase subunit II (TAA stop codon is completed by the addition of 3' A residues to the mRNA) — MAHPSQLGFQDAASPMMEELLHFHDHALMIIFLISTLVLYIIVAMVTTKLTNKFILDSQEIEIIWTILPAIILILIALPSLRILYLMDEINDPHLTIKAMGHQWYWSYEYTDYEDLMFDSYMIPTQDLAPGQFRLLETDHRMVIPAESPIRVLVSAEDVLHSWAVPSLGVKMDAVPGRLNQTAFITSRPGVFYGQCSEICGANHSFMPIVIEAVPLKHFENWSSLMLQDS, encoded by the coding sequence ATGGCACATCCCTCTCAACTAGGATTCCAAGACGCAGCTTCACCTATAATAGAAGAACTCCTACATTTCCACGATCACGCTCTGATAATTATTTTCCTTATCAGCACCCTGGTCCTTTACATTATTGTAGCTATAGTTACCACTAAGCTCACAAATAAGTTTATCCTGGACTCACAAGAAATCGAAATTATCTGAACAATTCTTCCAGCCATTATTCTTATCCTAATTGCCCTCCCATCACTACGAATCCTCTATTTAATAGACGAGATTAATGACCCCCACTTAACTATTAAAGCAATGGGGCACCAGTGATACTGAAGTTACGAATATACAGACTACGAAGACCTTATATTTGATTCCTACATAATCCCCACTCAAGACCTAGCTCCCGGACAATTCCGCCTACTAGAAACTGACCACCGTATGGTCATTCCCGCAGAATCTCCTATTCGTGTTTTAGTTTCGGCTGAAGACGTCCTTCACTCCTGGGCAGTCCCAAGCTTAGGTGTTAAAATAGACGCAGTGCCTGGGCGCCTGAACCAAACAGCCTTTATTACATCTCGCCCAGGAGTCTTCTACGGACAATGCTCCGAAATCTGCGGAGCCAACCACAGTTTCATACCTATTGTTATTGAAGCAGTTCCCCTAAAACATTTTGAAAACTGATCATCTCTAATACTCCAAGACTCTT
- the ATP6 gene encoding ATP synthase F0 subunit 6: MTLGLFDQFLSPVFLGVPLIALALSLPWILYPQPTSRWVNNRLLALQGCFINRFTQQIFQPISPKGHKWAALFTALMLFLVTLNTLGLLPYTFTPTTQLSLNMAFAVPLWLATVLIGMRHQPTHALGHLLPEGTPAPLIPLLIIIETASLFIRPLALGVRLTANLTAGHLLIQLTSTAVFTLMFLMPTLAFLTSILLLLLTLLEVAVALIQAYVFVLLLSLYLQENL; the protein is encoded by the coding sequence ATGACATTAGGACTATTTGATCAATTCTTGAGCCCAGTCTTTCTAGGAGTCCCCTTGATTGCCCTTGCTCTTAGCCTTCCATGAATTCTTTACCCTCAGCCCACCTCCCGCTGAGTAAATAACCGCCTCTTGGCCCTCCAAGGATGTTTCATTAACCGCTTCACACAACAAATCTTTCAACCAATCAGCCCGAAAGGTCACAAATGAGCAGCCTTATTTACAGCCCTTATGCTTTTCCTCGTAACCCTAAACACACTCGGCCTCCTCCCATACACTTTTACCCCTACGACACAACTCTCCCTCAACATAGCATTTGCAGTCCCCCTATGACTAGCAACCGTATTAATTGGTATACGACACCAACCCACCCATGCTCTAGGCCATCTACTACCTGAAGGCACCCCTGCCCCTCTAATCCCCCTTCTTATTATTATTGAAACAGCCAGCCTATTCATTCGCCCCCTCGCACTAGGAGTCCGGCTCACCGCTAACTTAACAGCAGGACACCTGCTCATTCAACTCACCTCTACCGCCGTATTTACACTTATATTCCTCATACCCACGCTAGCTTTTTTAACTTCGATTCTCCTCCTCCTCCTTACACTGCTAGAAGTCGCAGTAGCCCTAATTCAGGCATACGTCTTTGTACTTCTTCTGAGCCTCTACCTACAAGAAAATCTTTAA
- the ND3 gene encoding NADH dehydrogenase subunit 3 (TAA stop codon is completed by the addition of 3' A residues to the mRNA), whose protein sequence is MNLATTLLLTSATLSAILAIVSFWLPLMAPDYEKLSPYECGFDPLGSARLPFSLRFFLIAILFLLFDLEIALLLPLPWGDQLLSPLMAFTWTATVLLLLTLGLIYEWVQGGLEWAE, encoded by the coding sequence ATGAACCTGGCCACCACCCTTCTCCTAACTTCCGCGACACTTTCTGCAATCCTAGCTATTGTATCATTCTGGCTTCCTCTTATAGCCCCTGATTACGAAAAACTATCACCGTATGAATGTGGCTTCGACCCCCTCGGGTCAGCCCGCCTACCCTTTTCCCTTCGCTTCTTTTTAATCGCCATTCTCTTCCTCCTTTTTGACCTAGAGATCGCACTTCTCCTACCTCTTCCCTGAGGAGACCAACTCCTATCCCCCCTCATAGCCTTTACCTGAACAGCCACTGTACTACTTCTACTCACCCTCGGCCTAATTTATGAATGAGTACAAGGAGGGCTCGAGTGGGCCGAAT
- the ND4L gene encoding NADH dehydrogenase subunit 4L has translation MSPIHFTFSATFILGLAGLAFHRSHLLSALLCLESMMLSLFLALSLWTLQLNSTSFSTSPLLLLAFSACEASVGLALLVATTRTHGTDRLQNLNLLQC, from the coding sequence ATGTCCCCCATCCACTTTACATTTTCAGCAACATTTATTCTAGGCCTAGCTGGCCTAGCGTTCCACCGCTCCCACCTACTCTCCGCTCTCTTATGCCTAGAAAGCATAATACTCTCCCTATTTCTCGCCCTCTCCCTTTGGACTCTCCAACTAAACTCCACAAGCTTCTCAACCTCCCCCTTACTCTTACTAGCATTTTCAGCTTGTGAAGCTAGCGTGGGCTTAGCACTCCTTGTTGCTACTACCCGCACCCACGGCACAGACCGTCTCCAAAACTTAAACCTCCTGCAATGCTAA
- the COX3 gene encoding cytochrome c oxidase subunit III (TAA stop codon is completed by the addition of 3' A residues to the mRNA) yields the protein MAHQAHAYHMVDPSPWPLTGAVAALLMTSGLAIWMHFHSMTLMTLGLILLLLTMYQWWRDIVREGTFQGHHTPPVQKGLRYGMILFITSEVFFFLGFFWAFYHSSLAPTPELGACWPPTGIMTLNPFEVPLLNTAVLLASGVTVTWAHHSIMEGNRKQAIQSLTLTILLGFYFTFLQAMEYYEAPFTIADGVYGSTFFVATGFHGLHVIIGSTFLAVCLCRQIQYHFTSQHHFGFEAAAWYWHFVDVVWLFLYISIYWWGS from the coding sequence ATGGCACATCAAGCACATGCATACCACATAGTTGACCCCAGCCCATGACCCCTCACAGGCGCAGTCGCAGCCCTTCTAATAACATCGGGGCTCGCAATCTGAATACATTTTCATTCCATAACTTTAATGACCCTAGGTCTTATCCTTCTTCTCCTGACGATATACCAATGATGACGAGACATCGTACGAGAAGGCACCTTCCAAGGCCACCATACACCCCCTGTTCAAAAAGGGTTGCGCTACGGAATAATCCTTTTTATTACCTCCGAAGTATTCTTTTTCCTAGGGTTTTTCTGGGCTTTCTACCACTCAAGTCTGGCCCCTACTCCAGAATTAGGGGCATGCTGACCCCCTACCGGCATCATGACTCTTAACCCCTTTGAAGTTCCCTTACTTAATACAGCTGTATTACTTGCCTCCGGCGTAACCGTCACCTGAGCCCATCATAGCATTATAGAAGGCAACCGAAAACAAGCAATCCAATCCTTAACCCTAACAATTCTTCTTGGCTTCTATTTTACTTTCCTTCAGGCAATAGAGTACTATGAAGCCCCATTCACAATTGCTGACGGGGTCTACGGCTCTACCTTCTTTGTGGCTACAGGATTTCATGGTCTCCACGTAATTATTGGCTCCACCTTCCTTGCCGTCTGCCTTTGCCGACAAATCCAATATCACTTCACCTCCCAACACCACTTCGGATTTGAAGCCGCTGCCTGATATTGACATTTCGTAGACGTCGTCTGACTATTCCTCTACATCTCTATTTACTGATGAGGATCTTA
- the ATP8 gene encoding ATP synthase F0 subunit 8, translating to MPQLKLKPWFPILALAWLIFMALAPRKVIEYSYPNRLTPQSSKTPKSLPWTWLWH from the coding sequence ATGCCACAACTTAAACTCAAACCCTGATTCCCCATTCTAGCCCTCGCTTGACTAATTTTTATAGCCCTAGCCCCTCGAAAAGTCATCGAATATTCTTACCCAAACCGACTCACACCCCAAAGCAGCAAAACTCCAAAATCCCTTCCCTGAACCTGATTATGACATTAG
- the ND4 gene encoding NADH dehydrogenase subunit 4 (TAA stop codon is completed by the addition of 3' A residues to the mRNA) → MLKILVPTIMLLPMAWTIPFHQLWPTALLYSLTIAFMSLTWLKTTTEAGWAFLSPYMATDPLSTPLLVLTCWLLPLMILASQNHMSAEPQNRQRTYISLLTSLQIFLIMAFGATEMIMFYLMFEATLIPTLIIITRWGNQAERLNAGTYFLFYTLAGSLPLLIALLLLQNSAGTLSLLTLQYKTPMQLFTYADKLWWTSCLLAFLVKTPLYGIHLWLPKAHVEAPIAGSMILAAVLLKLGGYGMIRIMSLLEPLSKELCYPFLIFALWGVIMTASTCLRQPDLKSLIAYSSVSHMGLVTAGILIQTPWGLTGALILMIAHGLTSSALFCLANTNYERTHSRTMILARGLQTAIPLMTTWWFIASLANLGLPPLPNLMGELMIITALFNWSKWTLLFTGAGTLITASYSLYMFLVTQQGPLPPHIIALDPTHSREHLLMALHLIPLLLLITKPELLWGWTA, encoded by the coding sequence ATGCTAAAAATTTTAGTACCAACCATTATACTTCTCCCCATAGCCTGAACTATTCCCTTTCACCAACTCTGACCTACCGCCCTCCTCTACAGCCTCACCATCGCATTTATAAGCCTGACATGACTGAAAACCACCACCGAAGCCGGCTGAGCCTTCCTCAGTCCCTACATGGCTACAGATCCTTTATCAACCCCCCTGCTTGTCCTTACTTGCTGACTTCTGCCCCTAATAATTCTAGCCAGCCAAAACCACATATCCGCCGAGCCTCAAAACCGCCAACGTACATATATCTCCCTACTTACATCTCTTCAAATCTTCCTTATTATAGCATTCGGCGCCACAGAGATAATCATGTTTTACCTTATATTTGAGGCCACCCTCATCCCCACCCTCATCATTATTACTCGCTGAGGTAACCAGGCTGAACGCCTTAACGCTGGCACCTATTTCTTATTTTATACATTAGCAGGCTCTCTCCCCTTGCTTATCGCACTCCTTCTCCTACAAAACTCAGCAGGCACCCTTTCTCTTCTAACCCTCCAATATAAAACCCCCATACAACTCTTCACCTACGCCGACAAACTATGATGAACAAGCTGTTTACTAGCATTCCTAGTAAAAACCCCCCTTTACGGGATTCACCTCTGGCTCCCTAAAGCTCATGTCGAAGCGCCAATTGCCGGCTCAATGATTCTAGCCGCCGTCCTTCTAAAACTAGGCGGTTACGGTATAATTCGCATTATGTCCCTCCTTGAACCCCTCAGCAAAGAACTTTGCTACCCCTTCCTGATCTTTGCCCTCTGAGGAGTAATCATAACTGCCTCAACCTGCCTCCGGCAGCCCGACCTCAAATCCCTAATTGCCTACTCATCTGTTAGCCACATAGGCCTCGTTACAGCAGGCATCCTCATCCAAACACCTTGAGGACTGACCGGGGCTCTAATCCTAATAATCGCTCACGGCCTCACATCCTCCGCCTTATTCTGCTTGGCCAACACAAATTATGAACGCACCCATAGTCGAACAATGATCCTAGCGCGAGGCCTACAGACCGCCATCCCCTTGATAACCACATGATGATTCATTGCTAGCCTAGCCAATCTTGGCCTTCCCCCTCTACCTAATTTAATAGGAGAATTAATAATTATCACCGCTCTTTTTAACTGGTCTAAATGAACTCTGCTATTCACAGGAGCCGGAACCTTAATCACAGCCAGCTACTCCCTCTATATGTTCCTAGTCACACAACAAGGACCACTCCCACCCCACATTATTGCGCTAGACCCCACCCACTCACGAGAACACCTTCTAATGGCTCTCCACCTAATCCCTCTGCTCCTCCTCATTACCAAGCCCGAACTGCTCTGAGGGTGAACCGCTT